In Pseudomonas hamedanensis, a single window of DNA contains:
- a CDS encoding amidohydrolase: protein MRDLSALPDLTLALIQTSLAWHDRQANLEHFELLLEQARGADLIVLPEMFTTGFSMESETLAEAENGPTSKWLRAQAAKFDAVITGSVIIQAADGSHRNRLLWARPDGEVLHYDKRHLFRMAGEHNHYTPGELQVQFELKGWRIRPLICYDLRFPVWSRDAQDTDLLLYTANWPGARRLHWNRLLPARAIENLCYVAAVNRIGSDGKGFAYTGDSQVLDFQGETLLAAGEADGVFKVVLEAAPLAAYRERFPANLDADTFEFT, encoded by the coding sequence ATGCGTGATCTGAGTGCGTTGCCCGATCTGACCCTGGCGCTGATCCAGACCAGCCTGGCCTGGCATGACCGCCAGGCCAACCTTGAGCATTTCGAGCTGTTGCTGGAGCAGGCCCGGGGCGCCGACCTGATTGTCCTGCCAGAGATGTTCACCACCGGGTTTTCCATGGAATCGGAAACCCTCGCCGAAGCCGAAAACGGTCCGACCAGCAAATGGCTGCGGGCGCAGGCGGCGAAGTTCGACGCAGTGATCACCGGCAGCGTGATCATTCAGGCGGCCGACGGTAGCCATCGCAACCGCTTGCTGTGGGCGCGGCCGGACGGTGAAGTGCTGCACTACGACAAGCGTCACCTGTTCCGCATGGCCGGCGAACACAACCACTACACCCCCGGCGAGCTTCAGGTGCAGTTCGAACTCAAGGGCTGGCGGATTCGTCCGTTGATCTGCTACGACCTGCGCTTCCCGGTGTGGAGCCGCGATGCGCAGGACACAGATCTGCTGCTGTACACCGCCAACTGGCCGGGCGCACGGCGCTTGCACTGGAATCGTCTGTTGCCGGCACGAGCGATTGAAAATCTCTGCTACGTGGCGGCGGTAAATCGCATCGGCAGCGATGGCAAGGGTTTCGCTTACACCGGTGACAGTCAGGTCCTGGACTTTCAGGGCGAGACCTTGCTGGCGGCGGGGGAGGCGGATGGCGTGTTCAAGGTGGTGCTGGAGGCGGCGCCGTTGGCGGCTTACCGTGAGCGCTTTCCGGCGAATCTGGATGCCGATACCTTCGAATTCACCTGA
- a CDS encoding pyridoxal phosphate-dependent aminotransferase yields the protein MITSKLPNVGITIFTQMSQLAAQTGAINLSQGFPDFDGPQSLRDAVGRHIASGHNQYSPMTGLPALRQQIAAKIARSYGVNVDADHEVTVTPGATQAIFCAIQAVIHSGDEVIVFDPAYDSYEPAVELAGGRCVHVQLGLQDFSIDFDQLSAALTPRTRMIILNTPHNPSGALISRAELDQLAALIRDRDIYVISDEVYEHLVFDGVAHVSVLAHEELYQRAFVVSSFGKTYHVTGWKTGYVVAPPALTAELRKVHQYVSFCGVTPLQYALADYMAEHPEHVEELPGFYQAKRDLFCDLLAPSRFSFTRVAGTYFQLVDYSQIRPDLNDVDMAMWMTREHGVASIPVSVFYQNPPQGQRLVRLCFAKREETLREAAAKLCVI from the coding sequence ATGATCACCAGCAAGCTGCCGAATGTCGGCATCACTATTTTCACGCAGATGTCTCAGCTCGCGGCGCAGACCGGCGCGATCAACCTGTCCCAGGGTTTTCCTGATTTCGATGGCCCGCAATCGTTGCGCGACGCGGTGGGTCGGCACATCGCCAGTGGCCATAACCAGTATTCGCCGATGACCGGCTTGCCGGCGTTGCGTCAGCAGATCGCCGCCAAGATCGCGCGCAGCTATGGCGTGAATGTCGATGCCGACCATGAAGTGACGGTGACGCCGGGCGCGACCCAGGCGATTTTTTGTGCGATTCAGGCGGTTATCCACAGCGGTGACGAAGTCATCGTTTTCGATCCGGCCTATGACAGCTACGAACCCGCGGTGGAATTGGCCGGTGGCCGTTGTGTGCATGTGCAACTGGGGCTGCAGGATTTCTCTATCGATTTCGATCAACTCAGCGCTGCGCTCACCCCGCGCACGCGGATGATCATCCTCAACACCCCGCACAACCCAAGCGGTGCGCTGATCAGCCGTGCCGAGCTGGATCAACTGGCGGCGTTGATCCGTGATCGCGACATCTATGTGATCAGCGACGAAGTGTACGAACATCTGGTATTTGACGGTGTGGCGCATGTCAGCGTGCTGGCCCATGAAGAGCTGTATCAGCGCGCGTTCGTGGTCAGCTCGTTCGGCAAGACTTACCACGTCACCGGCTGGAAAACCGGCTACGTCGTCGCACCGCCAGCGCTGACCGCAGAGTTACGCAAAGTGCACCAGTACGTCAGTTTCTGCGGCGTCACTCCGCTGCAATATGCGCTGGCCGATTACATGGCCGAGCATCCGGAGCACGTTGAAGAACTGCCGGGTTTCTATCAGGCCAAGCGCGATCTGTTCTGCGATCTGCTGGCGCCTTCGCGCTTCAGCTTCACCCGGGTCGCCGGCACCTATTTCCAGTTGGTCGATTATTCGCAGATTCGCCCTGATCTGAATGATGTCGACATGGCAATGTGGATGACCCGCGAGCACGGTGTAGCGAGCATTCCGGTGTCGGTGTTTTACCAGAATCCACCGCAAGGCCAGCGCCTTGTGCGCCTGTGCTTTGCCAAACGCGAGGAGACGCTGCGTGAAGCGGCGGCGAAACTATGCGTGATCTGA
- the der gene encoding ribosome biogenesis GTPase Der yields the protein MVPVIALVGRPNVGKSTLFNRLTRTRDAIVGDLSGLTRDRQYGEAKWQGRSYILIDTGGISGDEHGMDEKMAEQSLLAIEEADVVLFLVDAKAGFTAADQMIAEHLRKRNKRSHVVANKVDNIDPEMARAEFAPLGMGHAIPIAGAHGRGITQLLEVALGDFPRDDDELAEGEEEEVVAEGEEAKRIPGPSEKDGIKIAIIGRPNVGKSTLVNRMLGEDRVIVYDQPGTTRDSIYIPFERNEEKYTLIDTAGVRKRGKIHEEVEKFSVVKTLQAIKDANVVIFVMDAREGVVDHDLNLLGFAIESGRALVIAINKWDGMTPSERDFVKVELQRRLFFVDYADIHFISALHGTGVGNLYASVQNSFKSAVTRWPTNRLTQILEDAVGEHAPPMVNNRRIKLRYAHLGGANPPIIVIHGNQIEKVPKSYVRYLENTYRRVLKLVGTPIRIEFKGGENPYEGNKNTLTDRQVNKKRRLMSHNKKASKKRRDKK from the coding sequence ATGGTTCCCGTAATCGCCCTGGTGGGCCGACCGAACGTCGGCAAGTCCACCTTGTTCAACCGCCTGACCAGGACTCGCGACGCCATCGTCGGCGACTTGTCCGGTCTGACCCGTGATCGCCAGTACGGTGAGGCCAAGTGGCAAGGGCGTTCCTACATTCTGATCGACACCGGCGGTATCTCCGGTGACGAGCATGGTATGGACGAAAAAATGGCCGAGCAGTCGCTGCTGGCCATCGAAGAAGCCGATGTGGTGCTGTTTCTGGTAGATGCCAAGGCCGGTTTTACCGCTGCCGACCAGATGATCGCCGAGCATTTGCGCAAACGTAACAAGCGTTCCCACGTGGTTGCCAACAAGGTCGACAACATCGACCCGGAAATGGCCCGCGCCGAATTCGCCCCGCTGGGCATGGGCCACGCGATCCCGATCGCTGGTGCCCATGGCCGTGGCATCACGCAATTGCTGGAAGTCGCCCTTGGCGATTTCCCGCGCGATGATGACGAGCTGGCTGAGGGTGAAGAGGAAGAGGTCGTCGCCGAAGGCGAGGAAGCCAAGCGCATTCCTGGCCCGAGCGAAAAAGACGGGATCAAGATCGCCATCATCGGCCGTCCGAACGTCGGCAAGTCGACCCTGGTCAACCGCATGCTCGGTGAAGACCGGGTAATTGTTTATGACCAGCCCGGCACCACCCGCGACAGTATCTACATCCCGTTCGAACGCAACGAAGAGAAGTACACGCTGATCGACACCGCCGGTGTGCGCAAGCGCGGCAAGATCCACGAAGAAGTCGAAAAGTTCTCCGTGGTCAAAACCCTGCAGGCGATCAAAGACGCCAACGTGGTGATCTTCGTCATGGACGCCCGCGAAGGTGTGGTCGATCACGACCTCAACCTCCTGGGCTTCGCGATCGAATCCGGTCGTGCACTGGTTATCGCGATCAACAAGTGGGACGGCATGACGCCGAGCGAGCGCGACTTCGTCAAGGTCGAGCTGCAACGTCGGCTGTTCTTCGTTGACTACGCTGACATTCACTTTATCTCGGCACTGCACGGTACTGGCGTGGGCAACCTCTACGCCTCGGTGCAGAACTCGTTCAAGTCGGCGGTCACCCGCTGGCCGACCAACCGCCTGACCCAGATTCTGGAAGATGCGGTCGGCGAGCACGCGCCACCGATGGTCAACAATCGCCGGATCAAGCTGCGTTACGCTCACTTGGGTGGCGCTAACCCGCCGATCATCGTGATCCACGGTAACCAGATCGAGAAAGTGCCGAAGTCGTATGTGCGCTATCTGGAAAACACTTACCGTCGTGTGCTGAAGCTGGTTGGTACGCCGATCCGCATCGAGTTCAAGGGCGGCGAGAACCCGTACGAAGGCAACAAGAACACGCTGACCGACCGCCAGGTCAACAAGAAGCGTCGCTTGATGTCGCACAACAAGAAAGCCAGCAAGAAACGCCGCGACAAGAAGTGA
- the bamB gene encoding outer membrane protein assembly factor BamB encodes MRDVIRWKHAALLALALLAAGCSSNSKKELPPAELTDFKEEVVLQKQWSRSIGDGQGETYNMLVPAIDGDTIYAADVTGVVMAMDRSNGDVKWDQDLELPVSGAVGVGYGLVLIGTLRGEVVALDTSNGEEKWRARVNSEVLAPPANNGDVVVVQTQDDRLIGLDAATGNQRWVYDSTPAVLTLRGTSAPLVTNRLALAGLSTGKVVALDISNGVPVWEQRIAIPQGRSELERVVDIDGGLLLSGGTLYVASYQGRVAALDVESGRQLWQRDASSYAGIAQGFGSVYVSLSSGTVEGVDERSTTALWSNDALARRQLSAPEVFSSYVAVGDLEGYLHLLSQVDGRFVGRERIDSDGLRARPLVVGDTIYVYGNSGKLEALTIK; translated from the coding sequence ATGCGTGACGTGATCCGTTGGAAGCATGCAGCATTGCTGGCTCTGGCCCTTCTGGCCGCGGGTTGCAGCAGCAACAGCAAGAAAGAATTGCCACCGGCCGAACTGACCGACTTCAAAGAAGAAGTCGTTCTGCAGAAGCAGTGGAGTCGTTCGATCGGTGACGGTCAGGGCGAAACCTACAACATGCTGGTGCCGGCGATCGACGGTGACACCATCTACGCGGCCGATGTGACGGGCGTGGTGATGGCCATGGATCGCAGCAACGGCGACGTGAAGTGGGACCAGGATCTGGAACTGCCTGTCTCCGGTGCCGTGGGCGTTGGTTACGGCCTCGTACTGATCGGTACGCTGCGTGGCGAAGTCGTCGCTCTGGACACCAGCAACGGTGAAGAGAAGTGGCGTGCCCGCGTCAACAGTGAAGTCCTCGCGCCGCCAGCCAACAACGGCGACGTGGTCGTGGTGCAGACCCAGGACGATCGTCTGATCGGTCTGGATGCGGCCACCGGCAACCAGCGCTGGGTGTATGACAGCACCCCGGCGGTACTGACCCTGCGTGGCACCAGTGCGCCGCTGGTCACCAACCGCCTCGCGCTGGCCGGCCTGTCGACCGGTAAAGTGGTCGCGCTGGACATCTCCAACGGTGTGCCGGTGTGGGAACAGCGCATCGCCATTCCGCAGGGCCGTTCGGAACTGGAGCGCGTGGTCGACATCGACGGCGGCCTGCTGCTGTCCGGCGGCACTCTGTACGTCGCCAGCTATCAGGGCCGCGTCGCGGCGCTTGATGTAGAAAGCGGTCGTCAACTCTGGCAGCGCGATGCCTCGAGCTACGCCGGTATTGCTCAGGGTTTCGGCAGCGTCTACGTAAGCCTGTCCTCGGGCACCGTTGAAGGTGTCGACGAGCGTTCCACCACCGCGCTGTGGAGCAACGATGCGTTGGCTCGCCGTCAGCTGTCGGCTCCGGAAGTGTTCTCCAGCTACGTAGCTGTGGGTGACCTGGAAGGTTATCTGCACCTGCTGAGTCAGGTCGACGGTCGTTTCGTCGGTCGCGAGCGCATCGACAGCGACGGCCTGCGTGCCCGTCCGCTGGTGGTGGGCGACACGATTTATGTGTATGGCAACAGCGGCAAACTGGAAGCCCTGACCATCAAGTAA
- a CDS encoding tetratricopeptide repeat protein — protein sequence MSSTEDEQLADLKDWWTRNGKPLVTGGLLALVIVFGWQAYHKYQGNQSQGASVLYQQLLETTLTPDGKPDAARVADLAGKLNSEFGGTAYAQYGSLFVAKVAVDSGKLDDAATELKAIVDKPANPALGEIARQRLAQVLGAQDKAEDALKLLDGDADQAFLATREELKGDLLVRLGRTDDANKAYQKAKAALSDEAAVGGLQIKLDDLAKGDA from the coding sequence GTGTCGAGTACCGAAGACGAACAGTTGGCGGATTTGAAGGACTGGTGGACACGCAACGGCAAACCTCTGGTCACCGGCGGCCTGTTGGCGCTGGTCATCGTGTTCGGCTGGCAGGCTTATCACAAGTATCAGGGCAACCAGTCGCAAGGCGCTTCGGTGCTCTATCAGCAACTGCTGGAAACCACACTGACGCCTGACGGCAAGCCTGATGCCGCCCGCGTTGCGGATCTGGCCGGCAAGCTCAACAGCGAGTTCGGCGGCACTGCCTACGCGCAGTACGGCAGCCTGTTCGTCGCCAAAGTTGCGGTCGACAGCGGCAAGCTGGACGACGCGGCGACCGAACTCAAAGCCATCGTCGACAAACCGGCCAACCCGGCGCTGGGCGAAATTGCCCGTCAGCGTCTGGCGCAGGTGCTCGGCGCGCAGGACAAGGCCGAAGACGCCCTGAAACTGCTCGATGGCGACGCCGACCAGGCGTTCCTGGCCACTCGCGAAGAACTCAAGGGCGACCTGTTGGTGCGCTTGGGCCGGACCGATGACGCGAACAAGGCGTATCAAAAAGCCAAGGCAGCACTGTCGGATGAAGCGGCGGTCGGTGGCCTTCAAATCAAGCTCGACGACCTGGCCAAAGGGGATGCGTGA
- the hisS gene encoding histidine--tRNA ligase — protein sequence MSKSLQAIRGMNDILPEQTPLWRYFESTVARLLDNYGYKQIRMPIVEFTELFKRSIGEVTDIVEKEMYTFEDRNGDSLTLRPEGTAACVRAVLEHGITGGGQVQKLWYIGPMFRHERPQKGRYRQFHQIGLEVFNLDGPDIDAELIIMTWRLWGELGIRDAVKLELNSLGTSESRGRYREALVEYLSAHHDKLDEDSQRRLKTNPLRVLDTKNADTQAVLVDAPKMADYLDDESRAHFEGLKARLDAVGIPYVLNPKLVRGLDYYSKTVFEWVTDKLGAQGTVCAGGRYDGLVEQMGGKPTPGVGFAMGIERLVLMLETLEQIPAEISRQVDVYLCAFGEEAELAGLALAERVRDQLPNLRLQVNAGAGSFKSQFKKADKSGALYALILGDDEMAGQVVGFKPLRGQGEQQSIAWDALAAHLATCVVQG from the coding sequence GTGAGCAAGTCTCTGCAAGCCATTCGTGGCATGAACGACATCCTGCCCGAACAGACCCCGCTGTGGCGTTATTTCGAGAGCACTGTCGCGCGTCTGCTGGATAACTACGGTTACAAGCAGATCCGCATGCCGATCGTCGAGTTCACCGAGCTGTTCAAGCGCTCGATCGGTGAAGTGACCGATATCGTCGAAAAAGAGATGTACACCTTCGAAGACCGCAACGGTGACTCCCTGACCCTGCGTCCGGAAGGCACCGCGGCGTGCGTGCGTGCCGTGCTTGAACACGGTATTACCGGTGGTGGCCAGGTGCAGAAACTCTGGTACATCGGCCCGATGTTCCGCCACGAGCGTCCGCAAAAAGGCCGTTATCGCCAGTTTCACCAGATCGGTCTGGAAGTGTTCAACCTCGACGGTCCGGACATCGACGCCGAGCTGATCATCATGACCTGGCGCCTGTGGGGCGAGCTGGGTATCCGTGATGCGGTCAAGCTCGAACTCAACAGCCTCGGTACCAGCGAGTCCCGCGGCCGTTATCGTGAAGCGCTGGTCGAGTACCTCTCGGCGCACCACGACAAGCTCGACGAAGACAGCCAGCGTCGCCTGAAGACCAATCCGCTGCGCGTGCTCGACACGAAAAATGCCGACACCCAGGCCGTGCTGGTCGATGCGCCGAAAATGGCCGACTATCTGGACGACGAGTCCCGTGCCCACTTCGAAGGCCTGAAGGCGCGCCTGGATGCCGTTGGCATTCCTTACGTGCTCAACCCGAAACTGGTGCGCGGCCTCGATTACTACAGCAAAACCGTATTCGAATGGGTCACCGACAAGCTCGGCGCCCAGGGCACCGTCTGCGCGGGCGGCCGTTACGACGGTCTGGTCGAGCAGATGGGCGGCAAGCCGACCCCGGGCGTGGGTTTCGCCATGGGCATCGAGCGTCTGGTCTTGATGCTCGAAACCCTGGAGCAGATCCCGGCGGAAATTTCCCGTCAGGTCGACGTTTACCTCTGCGCCTTCGGTGAAGAGGCCGAACTGGCCGGCCTGGCGCTGGCCGAACGGGTTCGCGATCAACTTCCAAACCTGCGCCTGCAAGTCAATGCCGGCGCTGGCAGCTTCAAGAGCCAGTTCAAGAAGGCCGACAAGAGCGGTGCGCTGTACGCGCTGATCCTCGGTGACGACGAAATGGCCGGGCAAGTGGTAGGTTTCAAACCCCTGCGTGGCCAGGGCGAACAACAAAGCATTGCCTGGGATGCGCTCGCCGCTCACCTGGCCACCTGCGTCGTGCAGGGTTGA
- the ispG gene encoding flavodoxin-dependent (E)-4-hydroxy-3-methylbut-2-enyl-diphosphate synthase, producing MHGESPIKRRESRKIWVGNVPVGGDAPIAVQSMTNSDTNDVAATVAQINRLEAAGVDIVRVSVPDMDAAEAFGKIKQLVKVPLVADIHFDYRIALRVAELGVDCLRINPGNIGREDRVRAVVDAARDRGIPIRIGVNAGSLEKDLQKKYGEPTPAALVESALRHVEHLERLNFQDFKVSVKASDVFMAVEAYRLLAKEIVQPLHLGITEAGGLRSGTVKSAVGLGMLLAEGIGDTIRISLAADPVEEVKVGYDILKSLHLRSRGINFIACPSCSRQNFDVVKTMNELEGRLEDLLVPLDVAVIGCVVNGPGEAKEAHIGLTGGTPNLIYIDGKPSQKLTNDNLVDELERLIRQKAAEKVEADAAVIARG from the coding sequence ATGCACGGCGAATCTCCAATCAAACGTCGCGAATCGCGCAAGATCTGGGTCGGTAACGTACCGGTGGGCGGCGATGCGCCGATCGCTGTGCAGAGCATGACCAACAGCGACACCAATGACGTGGCCGCCACCGTTGCGCAGATCAACCGTCTGGAAGCTGCCGGCGTCGACATCGTGCGTGTCTCGGTGCCGGACATGGACGCCGCCGAGGCATTCGGCAAGATCAAGCAACTGGTCAAGGTGCCGCTGGTTGCCGACATCCATTTCGATTACCGGATCGCCCTGCGTGTCGCCGAACTCGGTGTGGATTGCCTGCGCATCAACCCGGGCAACATCGGTCGTGAAGACCGCGTGCGTGCCGTGGTCGATGCCGCCCGCGACCGTGGCATCCCGATCCGCATCGGCGTCAACGCCGGCTCGCTGGAAAAAGACCTGCAAAAAAAATATGGCGAGCCGACCCCGGCCGCGCTGGTCGAATCCGCCTTGCGTCACGTCGAACACCTCGAGCGCCTGAATTTTCAGGACTTCAAGGTCAGCGTGAAGGCCTCCGACGTGTTCATGGCCGTCGAAGCCTACCGCCTGCTGGCCAAGGAAATCGTCCAGCCGCTGCACCTGGGCATCACCGAAGCCGGTGGTTTGCGTTCGGGCACAGTGAAATCCGCCGTGGGCCTAGGTATGCTGCTCGCCGAAGGGATTGGCGATACTATCCGCATCTCGCTGGCGGCCGACCCGGTCGAGGAAGTGAAAGTCGGTTACGACATTCTCAAGTCTTTGCATCTGCGTTCCCGTGGCATCAACTTCATCGCCTGCCCGAGCTGCTCGCGGCAGAACTTTGATGTGGTGAAAACCATGAACGAGCTGGAAGGGCGCCTTGAAGACCTGCTGGTGCCGCTGGATGTCGCGGTGATCGGTTGCGTGGTCAACGGCCCCGGCGAAGCCAAGGAAGCCCATATCGGCTTGACCGGCGGCACGCCAAACCTGATTTACATCGACGGCAAGCCGTCGCAGAAACTGACGAATGACAATCTGGTGGACGAGCTGGAAAGGCTGATCCGCCAGAAAGCGGCCGAAAAGGTCGAAGCTGACGCTGCGGTTATCGCGCGTGGCTGA
- a CDS encoding RodZ domain-containing protein — protein sequence MKAAHPEVVAANRVNPGETLRQARESNGWSLAEVALKLNLTVTSLSNLEAGAFDKLPGHTFARGYIRAYAKLLGMDQTVLVQQFDQSTGTDSQGSNVHALGRIEEPVRVSHTILRIVSLLLLVAVIGGGFVWWQDQTSLRSKDLTTLAPEHVEVEGADGTTQIHPIDEPEDQAVAENQVDGSTALALPQSETSAESTGAEPAAPATGAATPAPTAPSAPAATPAAPVVAAPATPVAPAPAVPNAPAPAVTAPVAPAPAAPAAAPVAGQGQVAVQFVADCWTQVTDGSGKVLFSGLKRKGDSLAVAGKPPFAVRLGYARGAQVSYNGQAVDVAPFTSGETARLKLGQ from the coding sequence ATGAAAGCGGCGCATCCCGAAGTTGTAGCAGCGAATCGCGTTAACCCCGGTGAGACTCTGCGCCAGGCCCGCGAAAGCAATGGCTGGTCGCTGGCCGAAGTGGCCCTCAAGCTCAACCTCACCGTGACCTCCCTGAGCAATCTTGAAGCCGGCGCGTTCGACAAGCTGCCGGGGCATACCTTCGCTCGCGGTTACATTCGCGCCTATGCCAAATTGCTCGGCATGGACCAGACCGTTCTGGTTCAGCAATTCGACCAGTCCACCGGCACCGATTCCCAGGGCAGCAACGTTCATGCTCTCGGCCGCATCGAAGAGCCGGTGCGGGTTTCCCACACCATTTTGCGCATTGTCAGCCTTCTGCTGCTGGTGGCGGTCATCGGCGGCGGTTTCGTCTGGTGGCAGGATCAGACGTCGCTGAGAAGCAAGGACCTGACGACGCTGGCGCCTGAACACGTCGAAGTCGAAGGCGCGGACGGCACCACCCAGATTCATCCGATCGACGAGCCGGAAGACCAGGCCGTCGCCGAAAATCAGGTCGACGGCTCCACCGCTCTGGCGCTGCCGCAGTCGGAAACCAGCGCCGAATCGACGGGCGCCGAGCCTGCCGCGCCGGCAACCGGCGCCGCGACGCCTGCACCGACCGCACCGTCTGCTCCAGCCGCAACCCCAGCCGCTCCGGTGGTCGCCGCACCTGCGACGCCTGTCGCCCCGGCGCCTGCGGTGCCGAACGCGCCCGCGCCCGCCGTGACCGCCCCGGTGGCTCCCGCTCCAGCCGCGCCTGCGGCGGCGCCGGTCGCCGGCCAGGGCCAGGTTGCGGTGCAATTCGTCGCCGACTGCTGGACGCAAGTCACCGATGGCAGCGGCAAAGTCCTGTTCAGTGGTCTCAAGCGTAAAGGCGACAGCCTGGCCGTTGCCGGCAAGCCGCCTTTCGCTGTTCGCCTGGGCTATGCCCGTGGCGCACAGGTCAGCTACAACGGCCAGGCGGTCGATGTCGCTCCGTTCACCAGTGGCGAGACTGCTCGCCTGAAGTTGGGTCAATAA
- the pilW gene encoding type IV pilus biogenesis/stability protein PilW has protein sequence MSLRFALLLLLASLCAGCVLSGDYNPMKTSKGRDEARAAYVQLGLGYLQQGMTERAKVPLKKALDLDSSDPDANAALGLVFQAEMEPALADEHFRKALSSRPADARILNNYGSFLYEQQRYKEAYERFEQAAADTLYPERSRVFENLGMTAAKLGQRDLAQQQLEKALRLNRQQPRALLEMAELSFEDRHYVPARDYYDRFSQLTEQNARSLLLGVRLAKVFEDRDKAASYGLQLKRLYPGTPEYQQYLSEQ, from the coding sequence ATGTCCCTGCGCTTTGCGCTGCTGTTGCTGTTGGCCAGCCTGTGTGCTGGTTGTGTCCTGTCGGGTGACTACAACCCGATGAAGACCAGCAAGGGCCGCGATGAAGCGCGGGCTGCCTACGTGCAACTGGGGCTGGGATACCTGCAGCAGGGCATGACCGAGCGTGCCAAGGTGCCGTTGAAGAAAGCGCTCGATCTGGACAGTTCGGACCCGGACGCCAATGCAGCCCTGGGTCTGGTGTTTCAGGCCGAAATGGAGCCTGCACTGGCCGACGAGCACTTTCGCAAGGCCTTGTCCTCACGTCCCGCCGATGCGCGCATCCTCAACAACTACGGCAGTTTTCTCTACGAACAGCAGCGCTACAAGGAAGCCTACGAGCGTTTTGAACAAGCGGCCGCCGATACCCTGTATCCTGAGCGTTCACGGGTGTTCGAAAACCTCGGCATGACCGCCGCCAAGCTTGGCCAGCGTGATCTGGCGCAGCAACAGCTGGAAAAAGCCCTGCGTCTGAATCGTCAACAACCACGCGCATTGCTGGAAATGGCTGAGTTGTCCTTCGAAGACAGGCATTATGTGCCCGCGCGTGACTATTACGACCGTTTCAGCCAGTTGACCGAACAAAATGCACGTAGCCTGTTGCTCGGCGTTCGGCTGGCAAAAGTGTTTGAAGATCGCGACAAGGCCGCCAGTTACGGCCTGCAATTAAAACGACTCTATCCCGGTACGCCGGAATATCAGCAATACCTGTCGGAGCAATGA
- the rlmN gene encoding 23S rRNA (adenine(2503)-C(2))-methyltransferase RlmN has protein sequence MTTSTVKTNLLGLTQPEMEKFFDSIGEKRFRAGQVMKWIHHFGVDDFDAMTNVSKALRDKLKAIAEVRGPEVVSEDISSDGTRKWVVRVASGSCVETVYIPQGKRGTLCVSSQAGCALDCSFCSTGKQGFNSNLTAAEVIGQVWIANKSFGSVPATVDRAITNVVMMGMGEPLLNFDNVVAAMHLMMDDLGYGISKRRVTLSTSGVVPMIDELAKHIDVSLALSLHAPNDALRNQLVPINKKYPLKMLLESCQRYMSALGEKRVLTIEYTLLKDINDKVEHAVEMIELLKNIPCKINLIPFNPFPHSGYERPSNNAIRRFQDQLHQAGFNVTVRTTRGEDIDAACGQLVGQVLDRTRRSERYIAVRELSADSDLAQNAANTN, from the coding sequence ATGACGACATCGACTGTTAAAACAAACCTGCTGGGTCTGACCCAGCCGGAAATGGAAAAATTCTTCGACTCAATCGGGGAGAAGCGTTTCCGTGCCGGTCAGGTAATGAAATGGATTCACCACTTTGGCGTCGATGATTTCGACGCCATGACGAACGTCAGCAAGGCCTTGCGCGACAAGCTCAAGGCTATTGCTGAAGTGCGTGGTCCGGAAGTGGTCAGCGAGGACATCTCCAGCGACGGCACCCGTAAATGGGTGGTGCGCGTGGCGTCCGGCAGCTGCGTCGAGACCGTGTACATTCCCCAGGGCAAACGCGGCACGTTGTGCGTTTCGTCCCAGGCAGGCTGTGCCCTGGATTGCAGTTTCTGCTCCACCGGCAAGCAAGGCTTCAACAGCAACCTCACCGCCGCCGAAGTCATCGGTCAGGTGTGGATTGCCAACAAATCTTTCGGCAGCGTCCCGGCCACCGTCGACCGCGCCATCACCAACGTGGTGATGATGGGCATGGGCGAGCCGTTGCTGAACTTCGACAACGTCGTCGCCGCCATGCATCTGATGATGGACGACCTCGGCTACGGGATTTCCAAGCGCCGCGTGACCCTGTCCACCTCGGGCGTGGTGCCGATGATCGATGAGCTGGCCAAGCACATCGACGTATCCCTGGCGTTGTCCCTGCACGCACCGAATGACGCATTGCGTAACCAATTGGTGCCGATCAACAAGAAATATCCGCTTAAGATGCTGCTTGAGTCGTGCCAGCGCTACATGTCCGCCCTTGGCGAAAAACGTGTGCTGACCATCGAGTACACCTTGCTCAAGGACATCAACGACAAGGTTGAACACGCCGTTGAGATGATCGAGCTGCTGAAGAACATTCCATGCAAGATCAACCTGATTCCGTTCAACCCGTTCCCGCATTCCGGGTACGAGCGGCCAAGCAACAACGCGATCCGTCGTTTCCAGGATCAGTTGCATCAGGCCGGTTTCAACGTCACTGTCCGCACCACCCGTGGTGAAGACATCGACGCCGCATGTGGTCAATTGGTAGGGCAGGTGCTGGATCGCACCCGTCGCAGCGAACGTTATATCGCCGTGCGCGAGTTGAGCGCCGACAGCGATCTGGCACAGAACGCCGCGAACACTAACTAA